A window from Armatimonas rosea encodes these proteins:
- the atpC gene encoding ATP synthase F1 subunit epsilon, whose protein sequence is MLDIVTPEKTVLSGEVSSLQVPSVEGSLGILAGHAPLLAELGVGECVVRLADGTTRQLVVAGGFLDVSKTKVSVLASTAEFDDEIDVNRAEAALVRARELMNSSENIDRNELMASMRRAQARIRLAKGGNG, encoded by the coding sequence ATGTTGGATATTGTCACCCCTGAGAAAACCGTGCTCTCGGGGGAGGTCTCGTCTTTGCAGGTCCCCTCTGTTGAGGGAAGCCTGGGAATTCTGGCAGGACACGCGCCGCTTTTGGCTGAGCTGGGAGTCGGGGAGTGCGTCGTGCGCCTAGCCGATGGTACCACACGTCAGCTCGTTGTTGCGGGTGGGTTTCTGGATGTCTCCAAGACCAAGGTCTCCGTCTTGGCCAGCACGGCAGAGTTCGATGACGAGATCGATGTGAATCGCGCCGAGGCAGCACTGGTACGTGCTCGTGAGCTGATGAACTCCTCAGAGAATATCGACCGAAACGAGCTCATGGCAAGCATGCGCCGCGCTCAGGCAAGAATCCGCTTGGCTAAGGGCGGCAACGGTTAG
- a CDS encoding PIN/TRAM domain-containing protein, whose amino-acid sequence MNNKIWRLVFTALLVGLAVGVGLYASNIVFDFLLEKKLLSEGQRWVYWLVFGLSSIVFGFALGRFVFRKIESLGDQVRKMSARDKIAIGAGLSIGIFISAAISVVIFSAVKNPLVAVAIVLLAGVIISYLTTAAAFSMKEELHFYMPQPAKEEEDDAIPTAAAFKILDTNVIIDGRVADIARAGFVEGTMYIPGFVLDELQHIADSADGLKRARGRRGLDILNQMQKELTLVVRTYDRLVPEKEEVDSRLVKLAKVLNGSLITNDFNLNKVAELQGVPVMNINELANALKPVVLPGEEMRVAVVREGREQNQGIGYLDDGTMIVIEGGRRVVGETVEVVVSSLLQTTAGKMIFAHIKDEDASSDFDRNVRSYTRGPRTPTRTHRS is encoded by the coding sequence ATGAACAATAAGATTTGGCGTCTGGTTTTTACGGCCCTCCTCGTTGGTCTTGCGGTTGGGGTGGGGTTGTATGCGTCCAATATCGTCTTCGACTTCCTCCTAGAGAAGAAGCTATTGTCCGAGGGCCAGCGCTGGGTCTACTGGCTGGTCTTTGGGCTCTCCAGCATCGTCTTTGGGTTTGCCCTGGGGCGGTTTGTCTTTCGCAAGATCGAGAGCCTGGGAGACCAGGTTCGTAAGATGTCGGCGCGGGATAAGATCGCCATTGGTGCCGGCCTCAGCATCGGGATCTTCATCTCCGCAGCGATCTCCGTGGTGATCTTCAGCGCGGTGAAGAATCCGCTGGTGGCGGTCGCGATCGTGCTGCTGGCGGGGGTGATCATCAGCTACCTCACGACCGCGGCGGCCTTCTCGATGAAAGAGGAGCTCCACTTCTACATGCCCCAGCCGGCCAAGGAAGAGGAGGACGATGCCATCCCGACTGCGGCGGCCTTTAAGATCCTCGACACCAATGTCATCATCGACGGTCGGGTGGCCGATATCGCGCGGGCGGGGTTTGTCGAAGGGACGATGTACATTCCCGGCTTTGTCCTCGATGAGCTTCAGCATATCGCCGACTCCGCCGATGGCCTCAAGCGGGCACGCGGCCGCCGTGGGCTGGACATCCTCAACCAGATGCAAAAAGAGCTCACGCTGGTGGTACGTACCTACGACCGCCTGGTTCCTGAGAAGGAAGAAGTGGACTCTCGGCTCGTCAAGCTCGCCAAGGTGCTCAATGGCTCGCTCATCACCAACGACTTCAACCTCAATAAAGTCGCGGAGCTCCAAGGGGTTCCGGTGATGAACATCAACGAGCTGGCCAATGCGCTCAAGCCCGTTGTCCTACCCGGTGAGGAGATGCGAGTCGCGGTGGTTCGTGAGGGCCGTGAGCAGAACCAGGGAATCGGCTACCTCGACGATGGCACAATGATCGTGATCGAGGGCGGTCGGCGCGTGGTCGGCGAGACCGTCGAGGTCGTGGTGTCGTCGCTGTTACAGACCACTGCGGGCAAGATGATCTTCGCGCACATCAAGGACGAAGACGCGAGCTCGGACTTCGACCGCAACGTGCGCTCGTACACCCGCGGGCCGCGCACTCCGACTCGAACACACCGCTCGTAG